A single genomic interval of Homo sapiens chromosome 7, GRCh38.p14 Primary Assembly harbors:
- the STMP1 gene encoding short transmembrane mitochondrial protein 1 precursor has protein sequence MLQFLLGFTLGNVVGMYLAQNYDIPNLAKKLEEIKKDLDAKKKPPSA, from the exons ATGCTCCAGTTCCTG CTTGGATTTACACTGGGCAACGTGGTTGGAATGTATCTGGCTCAGAACTATGAT aTACCAAACCTGGCTAAAAaacttgaagaaattaaaaaggacttGGATGCCAAGAAGAAACCCCCTAGTGCATGA